The Kocuria flava nucleotide sequence ACTTGCCCTTGATCTTCAGAGCCATGATTACTTACCAGCCTTTCCGGCCTTGCGGCGGATCTGCTCGCCGGCGTACCGCACACCCTTGCCCTTGTAGGGCTCGGGGGCGCGCAGGCCGCGGATCTTGGCGGCGACGTGGCCGACCTGCTGCTTGTCGATGCCGTTGACGGTCAGCTTGTTGACGCCCTCGACGGCGAAGGAGATGCCCTCCGGGGCCTTGAAGGTGACCGGGTGGCTGTAGCCCAGGGCGAACTCGAGGTCCTGGCCCTTGGCCTGCACGCGGTAGCCGGTGCCCACGATCTCGAGGCCCTTGGAGTAGCCCTGGGAGACGCCCTGGATCATGTTGGCGATCAGGGTGCGGGTCAGCCCGTGCAGCGAGCGGGACTCCCGCTCGTCGTTCGGCCGCGAGACCGTGAGGGTGCCGTCCTCGAGGGCGACGGTGATGGGGGCCGCGACGGTGTGCTGCAGCTGCCCCTTGGCGCCCTTGACGGTGACGAGGGCGCCGTCGACGGCGACCTCCACACCGGCGGGAACGGAGATGGGGAGACGTCCGATACGTGACATGTTCTCTTCCTTTCCTGTTCCCGGACTACCAGACGTACGCGAGGACTTCGCCGCCCACGCCCTTCTTCGCGGCCTGCTTGTCGGTCAGCAGCCCGGAGGAGGTGGACAGGATGGCGATGCCCAGGCCGCCCAGGACCTTGGGGAGGTTGGTGGACTTGGCGTAGACCCGCAGGCCCGGCTTCGAGATGCGCCGGACGCCCGCGATGGAGCGCTCACGGTTGGGGCCGAACTTCAGGGACAGCGTGAGGGTCTTCCCGACCTCGGCCGCCTCCTCCGTCCAGTCGGCGATGTAGCCCTCGGCCTTGAGGATCTCCGCCACGCGGGCCTTGAGCTTGGAGTACGGCATGCTCACGGTGTCGTGGTAGGCGGAGTTGGCGTTGCGCAGACGCGTCAGCATGTCCGCGACAGGATCTGTCATTGTCATTTTGGGGGCACGTGCCCTTCCTCGTCCCGGTTTCCGCCGGCGCCGTGGGCGCTCGGTCCGGACCTGGAACGTAGCCGGTTCAGTTGGTCTTGAAGGGGAACCCGAGCGCCTTCAGCAGCGCGCGGCCCTCGTCGTCGGTCTTCGCGGTGGTGACCACCGTGATGTCCATGCCGCGCACGCGGTCGATCCGGTCCTGGTCGATCTCGTGGAACATGGACTGCTCGGTGAGGCCGAAGGTGTAGTTGCCGTTGCCGTCGAACTGGCGGTCGGACAGCCCGCGGAAGTCGCGGATGCGCGGCAGGGCCAGGGTCACCAGGCGGTCGAGGAACTCCCACATGCGGTCGCCGCGCAGCGTGGTGTGCGCGCCGATGGGCATTCCCTCGCGGAGCTTGAACTGCGCGATGGACTTCTTGGCGCGGGTCACGAGCGGCTTCTGGCCGGTGATCGCGGTGAGGTCGCGCACGGCGCCGTCGATGAGCTTGGAGTCCTTGGCGGCGTCGCCGACGCCCATGTTCACGACGACCTTGACGACGCGCGGGATCTCCATGACGTTGCCGTAGCCGAACTGCTCCTGCAGCGCGGGGACGACCGTCTCCTGGTACTTGGCCTTGAAGCGCGGGCTCATGCTGGTCTCGATGGTCTCGGTCATCACAGGTCCTTGCCGGTGCTCTTGGAGACGCGGATCCGGACGGTCTTCTGGCGCCCGTCGCGCTCCACGGTCTCGGTGCGGTAGCCGACGCGGGTCGGCTTCTGGGTCTCCGGGTCCACGAGCGCCACGTTCGAGATGTGGATGGGCGCCTCGACCTTCTGGATGCCGCCGGCCTCGCCCTGCATGGAGGCCTTGCGGTGGCGGGTCACCACGTTGATGCCCTCCACGACGACCTTGGAGGTCTCGGGGATCACGCGCAGGACCTTGCCCTGCTTGCCCTTGTTGTCCTTGCTGCCGGAGATGACCTGCACCAGGTCGCCGGTCTTGATCTTGAACTTCGCCATGGTCAGAGCACCTCCGGGGCCAGCGAGATGATCTTCATGAACTTCTTGTCGCGCAGCTCGCGGCCGACCGGCCCGAAGATGCGCGTACCACGGGGGTCGCCGTCGTTCTTGAGGATCACCGCGGCGTTCTCGTCGAACTTGATGTAGGAGCCGTCGGGACGCCGACGCTCCTTCTTCGTGCGGACGATGACGGCCTTGACCACGTCGCCCTTCTTGACGTTGCCGCCGGGGATCGCGTCCTTGACGGTGGCGACGATGATGTCGCCGATGCCTGCGTAGCGGCGTCCGGATCCACCGAGAACGCGGATGGTCAGGATTTCCTTCGCACCCGTGTTGTCGGCGACCTTCAGCCGCGACTCCTGCTGAATCACTGAATCTCTCCTGTCGTCACGCCGGTTCCAACACCGTTCGAGAGCACGGTGCGGGCCTTGCGGAACAGCTTGTCGGATGATGTGCCCTCCCCCGGCGTCGCACGCCGGACCGGGCCCAGCCCTCCATGCCAGGAGCATCTGAACCCGCCACCAGGGGGCGCGGGGCGCCCTGCACGCGGTCATTATGCGCTGGCACGAAGAGCTGTGGGGCGTACGGGCACGCGAGTCGGCCCATACAAGCTCACCAGCCTAGCACAGCGGGGGGCGCCGGCACACAGACCGGCGGCCCGCCCCTTCGCGTCGAAGGGACGGGCCGCCGGTGCGGGAGGCTCTAGCGAGCCCGGCTCACTTGGCCTTCTCGAGGATCTCCACGATGCGCCACCGCTTGCTGGCGGACAGCGGGCGGGTCTCGGAGATGAGGACGAGGTCGCCGACGCCGGCGGTGTTCTCCTCGTCGTGGGCCTTGACCTTCGACGAGCGGCGCATGACCTTGCCGTACAGGGCGTGCGTGACGTTGTCCTGCAGCTGCACGACGACGGTCTTGTCCATCTTGTCGGAGACCACGTAGCCGCGGCGGGTCTTGCGCTCGCCGCGCTCGGGAGCCTGCTCGGCGCCGGAGTTGATCTGCTCGGTCACTTGGCGTCCTCCTCGGAGGTGTTGGCGGCGGCCGCGTCGGCGTCCGCCTGGGGCCGGATGCCCAGCTCGCGCTCGCGCAGCACCGTGTAGATGCGGGCGATGTCACGCTTGACGGCCTTCAGGCGGCCGTTGTTCTCGAGCTGACCGGTCGCGGACTGGAAGCGGAGGTTGAA carries:
- the rplF gene encoding 50S ribosomal protein L6, which produces MSRIGRLPISVPAGVEVAVDGALVTVKGAKGQLQHTVAAPITVALEDGTLTVSRPNDERESRSLHGLTRTLIANMIQGVSQGYSKGLEIVGTGYRVQAKGQDLEFALGYSHPVTFKAPEGISFAVEGVNKLTVNGIDKQQVGHVAAKIRGLRAPEPYKGKGVRYAGEQIRRKAGKAGK
- the rpsH gene encoding 30S ribosomal protein S8; translated protein: MTMTDPVADMLTRLRNANSAYHDTVSMPYSKLKARVAEILKAEGYIADWTEEAAEVGKTLTLSLKFGPNRERSIAGVRRISKPGLRVYAKSTNLPKVLGGLGIAILSTSSGLLTDKQAAKKGVGGEVLAYVW
- the rplE gene encoding 50S ribosomal protein L5, with protein sequence MTETIETSMSPRFKAKYQETVVPALQEQFGYGNVMEIPRVVKVVVNMGVGDAAKDSKLIDGAVRDLTAITGQKPLVTRAKKSIAQFKLREGMPIGAHTTLRGDRMWEFLDRLVTLALPRIRDFRGLSDRQFDGNGNYTFGLTEQSMFHEIDQDRIDRVRGMDITVVTTAKTDDEGRALLKALGFPFKTN
- the rplX gene encoding 50S ribosomal protein L24, with protein sequence MAKFKIKTGDLVQVISGSKDNKGKQGKVLRVIPETSKVVVEGINVVTRHRKASMQGEAGGIQKVEAPIHISNVALVDPETQKPTRVGYRTETVERDGRQKTVRIRVSKSTGKDL
- the rplN gene encoding 50S ribosomal protein L14, whose amino-acid sequence is MIQQESRLKVADNTGAKEILTIRVLGGSGRRYAGIGDIIVATVKDAIPGGNVKKGDVVKAVIVRTKKERRRPDGSYIKFDENAAVILKNDGDPRGTRIFGPVGRELRDKKFMKIISLAPEVL
- the rpsQ gene encoding 30S ribosomal protein S17; this encodes MTEQINSGAEQAPERGERKTRRGYVVSDKMDKTVVVQLQDNVTHALYGKVMRRSSKVKAHDEENTAGVGDLVLISETRPLSASKRWRIVEILEKAK
- the rpmC gene encoding 50S ribosomal protein L29; translated protein: MAVGSKDLSIENLAALDDNALTEALRKSKEELFNLRFQSATGQLENNGRLKAVKRDIARIYTVLRERELGIRPQADADAAAANTSEEDAK